AGGGTTGAGAACCTGTCCCCAGTCGCGGAAGTACTGATAGACCTGCCGCTTCTGTTCGGTGGTGAGGACGGTGAAGCGCGGCTGTGGACGGCGAACACTGCCACCAATCTCCATCGGGATGCGCCAGATGCCACCCACCCCATGACGCATTTTTTCAATTTCCGTCGGGCTGAAATCGACCACGCTGTATGGGGGGTCAGTCAGCACAGCGTGAAATGAGTGTTCGGGCTGTGCCGCCAGCCATTCGAAGCAGTTGGCAAGATGTGTGGTGTACGTCATTCCTTCTCCAGTTCCACCATGAACTTCTGCCATACCTCTTTATCCCGCAACAACCGAACGAGGACGGGCAATGTGTCCTGTAGGGTCAAGTCAGGATGTGTCTCCTGTGCTCTGAACAGGTGCTGCTGAAACTCGCGGTGGACCTCAAGCGTTACCCGTCCGCCCAACATTCTGATGCGCTTGGCCGGAGTCACTGAATCGCCCTTGCTCATCATCCCTTGTATACAGATTTACCCGTAGACAAGTCTACTTCCCCTTGTCCCTGCGTAGGTGAGGTGAGGTCAGCGCCCTTCCTCCTCATCCAAGCTACGCGCCACAGGTCACAAGCCTTATCCTCCCCCCATGCGCCTCTCGGCCACCGACGTATACGCCTTTCAGGCGCTGGGCTTCCTGGGGATGCAGGATCCCGCCCGCTGGGTCGCCAGCGAGGAGATCAGCGACGCGACCGGCGTCCACCGCCCGTACCTCGTGCGGATTCTGGCGGCACTAACGGCCAAAGGCATCGTCAAGAGCAAGAAGGGCATCGGCGGCGGCTACGCGCTGGCCCGCAAGCCCCACCTCATCTCCCTGTGCGAGGTCGTCCGGGCGATTGACGGCCCCGTCGCTCCCCTCTCGTGCATCAGCCTCAACTGGCATGAGCCGTGCGTGGAGGAGAACCGCTGCCATGCCCGCGCCACCGTCTACACCCGGATGCGCGACGCCATGCTCGCCGTGCTGCAGGAGTTCAGCGTGCAGGACCTCGTGACCGACGCGCGCCAGGGCGTGAGCTACGGGCATTGTCTGGGGCACCTACTCAAGCCGAATGCGTAGGAGCGGCCAGCGACCAGCTTCCAGCCGCCAGCACAATATGGACACGCCTGCCTTTGCTCTGGCTTCCTCGACAGGCGTTGGAAGATCGGGCCTCCTGCTGGTCGCTGGCTACTGGCTGCTGGCCGCCCCATGTGTTCCGCCTCACTTCATTTTCTAAAGCGGGGCGTATGCTGGGGGCATGACGCAGACGACGCAGCAGACGGAGCAACAGCAGGTGCTCGTGCCCCTGACGACCCCCGAAGAGGTGGAGAGCTTTCTGACGGAGTACCCGCTGGCGGCGGTTTTCAAGGCGGGGACCTGCCACAAGACGATGCAGGGCTTCGGGGTGCTGGAGACGTTCCTGCAAAAGCACGAGCTGCCCGTGGGCTTCATCCGCGTGGTGGACTGGCGGCCCGCGAGCAACCACGTGGCCGAGCGCACCGGCATTCAGCACCACAGCCCGCAGTTCATCCTGTTCCAGAACGGCGAGGCGCAGTTCGAGGTGAACAACTGGGACATCACCCAGCAGGCCCTCGCGCCCGTCTTCGAGGCGCAGGTGCCCCGACGTAGCGGCGAGGGTGCGGTGGCGACCGACGACAACGTGGAGCCGTACCGCCGCCTGATGCGCGCCTTCCTGAGCGGCGAGCTGAGCGAGTGGGCCTTTCAGGACCAGTACGTGACCCTCTTCCGGGACGACGCCTCGCTCCGCAGCCAGCGCGAGTTCGAGGCCCTCTCCCGCCTCTTCGGCGATCCCGACGCCTATCACGGCGGCCTGCACCAGCTCGGCACCCCCCAGGAGCGCGGCGACCTGCGTGCCCGCGTTCAGGACCTGCTGACCGAACTCGGCTGAACTCCACCCCTTCCCCCGAACCTGCCCAGCTCCACGCTGCGGCAGGTTTTTCGTGCTTTGGGGAAGAGTCAACTCCGTCAGCCCCCCCTCTGGCGACTGGCTACTGGCGACTGGCGACTGGCAACTCTCCCGGCACCCCCACCCCTGTAAGCGGCCCGTAAGAGCCGGTGCGGTCTGATGGACGGGTCCACCCCCCAGACCGTGAAGTTCCGGTGACGGACCACGGCCTGCTCCCTCCCCCCTCCCCTGCCTCACGGAAGACCCCCATGCCCACCGCGCCCACCCTCCCGACTCCGCCCGTCCCGCCGCTCGACCTCCCCCTCGATCAGGCCGTCTATGCACGGCTGCACACCGACCATTACCCGTGGACGGAGGTGACGCTGGACCTCACCGTGCGGCAATCGCAGGGGCTGAGCGGCGTGTTCGAGGCGCAGCAGGGGACGAAGTGGGCACGCTTCGTCTGGGTGCGGGGCAGCCTGCGCGGCGGCTTCACGGCGGCGGGCGACCTCGCCTGGGGAGCCATGACGGCGGCCCTGCCCCGCGCGCGGGTGACGCTCGCAGCGCTTGGTCCCGCCGTCGCCGAACTCGTCTGGGTATGCCGCCACCTCAAGCCGCAGGACGCGGGCACCTGGCCGGACGCGCGGGGCGTGCTGGAGGACGGCGTGTTCTCCGGCGTCCTGCTGGCGGGCGGGGCCTGCTCCTTCTGGGAGGGGGGTCGTCCGCTGGGCGGCTCCCTGCCCCCGACGGGTGCCCCGTGCCACACCCTCGCCGCGCCCGGCACCGAGGAGGCGGGACTCCTCGCCTTCTGGACGGAGGTCATCGCCGCCACGCACGCCCACACCCCCCTCGACGAGGCCTGGCGGGCGGTCAGCGTGCGCCTCGCTGGGGCGCATCCCTGCCTCGACCCCTTCGCGCGGGAGGTCGGGGTGCAGGGCGGGCGCTTGCGCGTCGAGCCGGGGGTCAGCGCCGCCGAGTTGCGGCCCGCGCTCCTCGCCGCCTTCCAGGGAACGCTGGCGCGGCTGGGGGTCGGCGTCGCCGACCTGCCCCTCGCAGAGCTGCGGGCGAGGCCGGGCTGGGCCGCCGCCGGGCTGGAGGGCGCATGACCGCCCCCACCCTCGGCACCGTCCCCACGTGGCCGCCCGGTCTGCGCGAAGAGACGCCTCTGCCCTTCGCCCTGTGGCGCGTGCTGCACCACGTGGACGGCGTGCGGGGCGTGATGGAGGTGGCCCGGCGGGCCGGCGTCACGGTGCCCGACGTGGTGGAGGCGGTCGCGCAGGCGGCCCGCTGGGCGGGCCGGGCCTCGCAGCGCGGCCAGCCCGTGACGGAGGCCTCCGCCCGCGTGGTGACGGCCTGCGTCACGGCGATCCTCGGCCCGATGGGGTCGTTCGTGGTGGAGGACGCCCTTGACGACCTCGGGGACGGCGCGACGCTGGGTGCCCTGCTCTCGGCGGTCGCCGCACAACTCAGCGAGGCGCAGGTCCAGGCGTTCGTGCGCCACCTGCGCGAGCGGGGCATCGCGTGAACAGCCTCCCGTCCCACTCCACCCCTCACCGCCCACCCCACCGCACTCCCTCCCACAGCTCGCCCGGCGTCACGGGCAGGAAAGGCAACCCATGAAGTACACGGTCGTGATCCGACAACCGGTCCCGGAGGGGGTACGTCCGGCACTCGAAGAGCAGCTCGTGACGCGCTTCCACCTCTCCCCCGAGCAGGCCGCGCGCCTCGCCGCCCGGCGGGCGGGCCGCCTGATGAAGCCCACCGGGCGTCCCCGCGCGGAACTGCTGCTGCAAGTCCTTCAGGACGTGGGCGTGCCCGCCGCGCTGGAGGAGGTGCGCGACGAGACCACGGTGCTGCCCGCCGCCTTCGCCACCCCGGAGACGGCCCCGGCCCCGGCCCCCCGGCGCGTGGCCCCCGAACCCGCTGATGGCGTGGTCCTCGCACCCGAACCCTTCGCCCGGCCCTTCGGGGGAACAGGCGTCGGGGCGGGCACTGCCGCCGTCGCGGACGCCCCGGCGAGGACCCCGGCGGACCCCTTCACCCCCGATCCGTTCGGGACGGACCCCTTCGCGGCTGGTCCCTTCGCCTCCGACCCCTTTGCACCGCCCTCTCCCCTGGCGGACCCCGGCCTCGTCGTCCCGGTCACGGTCGCCCCAGTGACGGTCGCCCCAGTGACGGTCGCCCCGGCGGAGGGGGACGCCTGGGCGGACTTCACGGGCGCGCTGACGATTCAGGACACGTCCCGTGCCGAGGAGAAGCCGGAGGCGGCGGGCGAGACGTACCTGACCACCGTGTCGGAGGAGCCGCGCGCCCAGTTGGGGCCACGCCGCAGCCTCGTGCGGCAAGTGACCTTTGCGGCACTCGCCCCGCTGGTGCTCTCCAGCATCGTGACGCTGGGCCTCCTGACGGCGATCATGCCCAACGTGCAGCGTCAGCTCGTGCAGCAGAACGCGCAGGCGGTCGCCATCGCCGTGGGTACGGGCCTCGACACCCGCGACCAGGAGACGGTGAATGCCCAGCTCGACACCCTGCTGCGCCGCTCGACGGTGGGCTTCGTTCGAGTGGAGTTGCCCGACGGCACGACCTACTTCCGCAGCGCGACCCCGGAACTCGACGGCCCCCTGCAAGGCCGGGTCGCCGGGTTCCTCGCCGAGAACCCCGAAACGGGCACCTTCGTGACGAAGGGCAGCCCCGCCGACGCCTACCGCGAGCAGCTCGCCCAGCTCACCGAGGTCGGCGCGGGCGACTCCGCGCAGGCCACCCGGCTGGGGCAACTCGCCGAGGACCCGGCCAACCAGAAGTCCACCCGCGCGAGCTACGTCGTGAGCCGCCTGGGCGTCGTGGAGCAAGACGGCGGCGGACGCACCACCATCGCCGCCAGCGAGGAGAATCCCGGCCTGCTCTACCGCATCTCCGTGGGCGTCGACAACACGCAATCCGCCATCACCCTGCGTAACCGGCTGCTGCTGGTCCTCGCCATCGCGCTGCTGGCGCTCGTCCTGGCGGCGTCCCTCGCGGTCCGCACCGCCCGCCAGGTCGTGCGGCCCATCGAGCAACTTGTCAAGGTCGCCGACGCCATCTCGATGGGCGACCTCACCCGCCCCGTGCAGCAGAACCGCAACGACGAGATCGGCGACCTCGCGCAGGCCCTGGAGCGCATGCGCCTGAGCCTCGAAGCCGCGATGGACCGCCTGCGCCGCCGCAAACGGGCGTAGTCCCACCCTCCCCCTCCCCGCGCTCCCAGGGCATCCGGCCACATCGTCGGGTGCCCTGTCGCCGTGTCAGGCCCCTCTCACAGCGGTGGCCCATGAGTTGAAGGGGGTGCTTTCCCCCCAGGGCGGAACGGAGGACCGTGCTCAGGGACCGGACGACTCCTCCGCCAGCCGGAACGCCTCCCGCAATCCCGCCTCCGCCGCCTCCCGCGCGACGGCGGGCGCGTACCCGAGGGCGAGGACGGCCTGATAGGTGCGCCGGGCGAGGTCACGGTCGCCCTGCGCGTCGCGGACCTGCCCCAGCCGCGCGAGGACGAGGCCGGGGAGGCTGCGGGGCAGGTCGTCGGTGAGGGCGTGGGCGGCCCGTTCCAGCAGGGCGCGGGCGCTTTCCAGGTCCCCGAAGGCGAGGTGGAGGCTCGCGGCGGCGGCGTCCAGTTCCGCCCTCGGGGTAATGGGGTCGCCCTCCTCGCGGGCCAGCGCCTCCAGCAGCGCCGCCGGGTCGTCGTCCTCCCGCAGTTGCCACGCCCGGTCGGCGAGGGCGCGCAGGCGGCTGACCTCGCCGGGGGTGAAGATGCTCAGGTCGGGCAGACGCGCGTTCGGCAGTCGCTCCAGCAGGTCGGGCAGATCGTCCAGCGGGGCGAGGACAACTCCCGTCTCCCCGGTCAGCGCGGCGGTCAGCGTGTCCAGCCGCCGCTCCCGCCAGCGGGTGCCCGGTCCCTCGTCGAGGGCGGTGCGGAGGGCCGCGTGGTAGGTCCGGGCGGCGTCCAGAACCTCGGCGCTCAGGGCGCGGGAGGGGGTCAGCGGGGCCGTGACCACCGCCGCGAACTCGCGCTCCGCCGCCGAGGCCGCCCGCAACCGCTCGCGGCCCTGGGGGTACTGCCCGAGGAAGGACACGAGCTGGTCGTGCTCGGCGTCGGCCTGACCGGGCACCTCGCCCGTCTCCACCTCCCGCACCCAAATACGGGCGGCGGGCAGGGCGTCACGCAGGGGATGGTCGGGGTCGGGGCCAGTCGCCCAGATGACCTCGGATGCGCGCAGGAAACGCAGGAGTTCCACCACCGTCCCCGCGTTGTACTGGGGGTGCAGCCGCAGCAGGTCGCCGAGGTCGGGCAGGAGGGTCAGGGTCACGCCGTCACCGTGACGCCGCGTTCCGCCAGCGACCGCAGGAAGGCGTCCGGGTCGGCGGGGGTGAGGAAGAAGGCCGTGCCCCCGCGCTCCACGACCACGCCTTCCGCACTCCGGCTCGCCGCCGCCTGAACTCGTGAGACGGTATCCGGCCCGAAGGTGAAATGTCCGGTGAGATAACCGGGCAGACCCGTGCCAAAGGTCCGAATCCCCAGCCGTCCCGCCGAGCGCCGCGCCGTGATCTGCGTGTAGGGAAGGACAGTGCGGCCTGTCAGGCGGGTAATGATGAGGGCGTTCGACTCCAGTGTATAGGCGAGGCGGCGCGGTGCGAGTTGAAACCATACGGCCAATCCGGCGGCCAGGGCCAGCAGCGGCCAGCGCGGCGGAGGTTCCTCCCAGCTCACTGGCACGAGGGCGGCTGCCAAGAGGACCAGCAGCGCACCCCACATCAGCAGCCGCAAGGCCGGCGAGGACTCCGCCCGCGCGACTGGCACAACTTCGCTCATGGGAGGCAGTGTAGCGGGGGCAGATGGGAGGCGTGGAAAGGTTCTTCCCGTCCCACAACTGGGCAAGCGTCGCTTGCCACCCCCCACCCGGCCTCTCCCGCAAGGGGGGAGGAGCAAACTCCTCCGTCGCCATCCCCAACCGCAACCGTTCCCGCCGTCCTCCCCTCCCCAACGGCGTAGCCTGGGGCGCGTGAAAGGGTCGGATATCTGGGCGCTGGCGTGGCGGGGACTCACCCGCCGTCCGGTGCGGACGCTGCTCACCGCGCTGGGGATCACGGTGGCGGTGGCGAGCATGGTGGTCTTCCTGTCGCTGGGCGAGGGCATCCGCAAGGTCTTCACGGCGGAACTCGGCGGCATCGGGCCGGACGTGCAGGTGAGCCTCAGCGGCTTCTCGCAGGGCTTCGCGCCCCAGCCGAACCTGCCGCAGACGGCGGTGGAGGACATTCAGAAATTGGCGGGCGAGCTGGGCATCACCTCCGTCACGCCCGTCGTGATGACGGTGCGCGGCAGCCTGGACGTGACGCAGAGCGTCGTGCTGTACGGTCTCCCGGCGGCGCAGGGCATCGGCGTGGTCTTCCCGAAGGTGACTCCGGCCTCCGGGCGGGCGCTGGCGGCGGCGGACGAGGGCCGGGGCGTGGCGGTCGTCGGGGCGAAGGCGGCGCAGAACCTGCGGCTGCGGGTCGGCTCGGTCCTCAACCTCAACCGCCGCAACCGGGTGCGGGTGGTCGGCGTCCTCGCGCCGGAGTCGGGGCTGGTGGACTCCTTCATCTTCCTGCCGCTGAACACCCTGCAACGGGCGGAGGGGGCGCTGGGCCGGGTGTCGCTCGTCGCGCTGGGGCTAGACAACCCCCGGAACGCGCGGGCGGTGGCGACCACGCTCGGTGAGCGGCTGAATCTGGAGGCGCAGACGCAATCGGACTTCCTCTCCTTCGTGGAGCGGGCGCTGCGGATCAGCGACGCGGTGCGCTTCGGCATCTCCCTGATCGCCCTGATCGTCGGTGGGCTGGCGGTGGCGAACACGGTCATGATGGGCGTCTTCGAGCGCACCCGCGAGTTCGGCACCCTGCGGGCCATCGGGGCGCGGCCCGCGTTCGTGCGGGCGCTGGTCCTCACCGAGTCGCTGCTGCTGGCGCTGGCGGGCGGCGTGGGCGGCCTGATCCTGGGGCTGGGCGGCATCTGGGCCGTGAACGCCTACACGCAGAACCTCGCCGGAATCGACGCGGCGGCCCTCACGCCCCGGCTGACGCTGCTGGCGCTGGGCATCAGCCTGCTGCTGGGGCTGGTGTCCGGCCTCCTCCCGGCCCGGAGCGCGAGCCGCCTCCAGATCACGGAAGCGTTGGGGCGAGTGTGAGGGGGGAGCGGTCAGCCGTCAGCCCTCAGCCGTCAGCCGAGGAGGCGAACGGCGGCGGCCTGCGCGTGGAAAACCTGTCGCGGGTCTACCCCAGCGGCGAGGGTACAGTGACGGCCCTCGCGCCCTTCACGCACGCCTTTCCGCCCGGTCTGACGGCGGTGGTCGGCCCCAGCGGGAGCGGCAAGAGCACGCTGCTCAACCTGCTCGCGGGCTTCGACACCCCCACCACGGGGCGGGTGACGGTGGACGGCACCGACCTGCACGCGCTCTCCGAGGCGGGGCGGGCGGACTTCCGGCTGGCGAACTACGGCTTCGTCTTCCAGAACCACAACCTCGTGGCGATCCTCACCGCGCTGGAGAACGTGGAGTTGCCCATGACGCTGGCGGGCGTGCCCACCCGTGAGCGGCGCGAGCGGGCGCGGGCGCTGCTGGACGGGGTGGGGCTGGGGTCACGGGCCGGGCACCTGCCCTCGCAACTGTCGGGCGGGGAGGCGCAGCGGGTGGCCGTTGCCCGCGCGCTGGCCCGCGACCCGCGCCTCCTCCTCGCCGACGAACCGACCGGGAATCTCGACACCCGCACCGGGGAGCGCGTCCTCGAACTTCTCCTCGGCCCCGCGCGCTCAGGCCGCACCGTCCTCCTCATCACCCACGACCGGGACGTGGCGGCCCTCGCCGATTACACCTTGCGGGTGCGCGACGGGGTGGTGACTCCTGACGGCTGATCGCTGACCGCTGACGGCTGACCGCTCACTCCACCCTCGCCCGCGCGTCCCGCAGCCACAGCACCCGGCCCGTCTCGTCCTCCAGACTCACGACGACCTGCACGCCCTCGCCGGGATGAAGGCCATCGGCGGCCCCGCGCCCGGTCCCCTGGAGGCAGCGGTCCCCACCGCAGTCCCGGCGGTCGCGCTCGGCGACGGGGGCGGTCCACACGCCGTTCTCGGTGACGACGTACACGCCCGTCACGGCGAGGGCGGGCACCCTGCCCCGCTTCGTCCGCACCTGCACCCGCACGCGGAAGAGGTCGTCACTCAGCGACGGTGCGGCCTCGGCGCTCAGGCGGCGGCTCCCGACTTGCAGGCTTGTCGGCGCGGCGAGCAGGTCCCCGGCAGTGGGGGTGAGCGGCGTTCCCAGCGCGCCACACGCGCTCAGCAGCGCGGCGACGGCGGGCCACAGGCACAAACGCCTCATGAGGACAGGGTAACTCAAAAATCAAGGGATGGGGTCGTCTTTTTCCACAATGGTGGGACGGGGGAGGGGGAGTCGCCAGCCGCCAGGAAAGGCAGGAAGGGCCGCCACGTCTCGTTGGTGCCCCTCCCCCTTGAACGCCAGATGTGAATTGCACGTCGGGGAGTTGAGGCGTTTTCGCCGTCCCGCAGGAAGACGAGCGCCGCTCGTCACCCCCCTCCCCGACCCTCCCCCACAAGGAGGAAGGGAGAAGAAAGCACGTCTAGGACGCCTACTTTCTCTTGCACATCAGGCGTCCCCTGGGGGGAGGCTGGGAGGGGGTGAACAGGCATGGCGTTGGGAGGCCGATGGACGGGCGAGGGCATCTTCCTAGCGATGGCGTCGTCACGTCGCGCCCTCTCGCGCAGGGGGAGAGGGAGAACGACCCCTTTTGTGGCACGTTGCCCCTCCCTCTGGCGACTGACGACCCCGAAGCCGCCCCTCACCAGCTCAGGTCGGGCGGCGTGACGACCTGATCGGCGGGCTGGTCGGTGACGAGGGTGTAGGTCAGGGTGTACGTGCCGGGGACGACGCGGGCGAGGACGATGGTGTTGCCCTCCAGACGGGGGGTGACGCCCGCAATGGCGGGACCGCGCACAGTGACGGGGCTTCGCGTGGCGGGCACCGCTCCCCCGGCGGGGAGGGGGTCGGTGAGGCGCACGTTCTGGAGGGCGCGGTCCACGGTCAGCGTCAGGGTGACGGTGTAGCCGCGCCCGGCGGCGGGTTCCACGGTCTTGTCGAGCCGCGCCCGGCCCCCGCCCTGCACGGCGCGGGTGACGTTGGCCCCGCCGGGGTTGCGGACCCGCGCCTGCCCGGTCGTCCGCAGACCCAGGGGGTCGAGCAGGGCCTCGGCGCTGCCCGAACGGCACACCCGCACGGGCACCCGCAGGCGCAGGGGGGACGAGGCGTCGAACTCCCCCGGTGCCTCCAGCGGGTAGTCGCTTGCCCAGCCCGTCGGCAGCGTGAGGCGCAGGCGGCCCGGCACGCGGTAGGGGAACTCGGTGCGGGCCGTCGCGGTGAGCTGCGTCACGTCGCACGCGCCCACCACGTCGGGCGTCGTGACGAGCGTGACCTCGGCCTGCACCCCGTACTCCAGCGTGATGCGGGCCGTGCCGTTGTCGGGCACGCGGACGGGCGGGAGGGGGGCGAGGGTGGCCCCCGGCAGCGCGGCGGGCGTGAGGGGGTAGTCGCCGGGGCGCAGGACGACGCTGCCGGGCGTCCTCACCGTCTGCCCCCCCACCCCGACGGTCAGGCCCGTCAGCGGCAGCCGCTGGGTGCCGTACACGGCGACGGCCTCCACGGTCAGTTGTCCGCGTGAAATCCGCGCCACGAAACGCAGGCGGTTGAAGCCGGGCTGGTAACGAATCTCGGTCGGCGAGACGATGTTGGCGGTGCCCTCCAGAATCGTGCTGCCCACGGGCACGTACCCTTCGGGGAGGTTGGGCCGCACGACGTTGCCGCCCACCAGCGTGTAACTCGCGCCGGGGATGGGGCGGCCCTGGGGGTCCACCACGTCCACGAGGAGCTGATTGGTGAGCCGTGCGTTCGCCGGGGGCGTGAAGCCGCCCACCCGCGCCCGCACGAGCTGCCCGCCCAGCCGGAAGGCGTAGCGAATCGCGTTGGAGGGCTGGCGCGTCGTCGGGAGCGCCCGCAGGAAGACCTGCCACTCGCCCACCGCGTCGGCGGCGACGGTGAAGCGGTCGGTGGCCGCGCGCCCGTTCTCGCTGGGCGTGAGGTTCACCCGCCGTCCGCCGGGCAGGACGACCCATGTCTCGGCCTCCCGCGCGCCGTCGATGTCGTAGTTGGAGACCGTGAGGACCTTGCCCACCCAGTCGGCGGTCACGTTCAGCCGGGCGGCGAGGAGGGGGGCGCTCTCGCTGCCCCGCGCGCCCACCGAGAAGGCGCTCGTCTCCAGCACGAAGGGCGGGGCGACCCGCAACGCGAAGGCGTTCTTGCCGCCCCGGCTCCCCACGCGCAGGGTATAGGTGCCCGCCGGAAGGCCACCTCCGTAGAGGCTCTCCCAGGTGTGCTCGCGGCCCGCCGGGAAGCGCCGCTCGGCGACCGTGCCGCCGGGGCCGGTGAGGGTGAAGGTGCTCTCGGCGGGCACCCCCCCGCCCGGCGGTTCGTCCCCCAGGAAGTTGCCCCGGTTCTGTGAGTTATCGGCGAGGTTGAAGCCGGGGCTGTAGGCCTCCAGCCCCAGCGGTTTGCCCGCATCTGCCGCGCCGACACGGATCACATACGTCTCCTGCGTCTGCGGCCACCCCTGCCCGACCGACACGAGGGGCAGGAGACCGACCGAGGCCGGACTTCCCTGAGCCGCAGCCCATCCCCCCGCCAGGACGGCCAGGGTCACGAGCGCGGTGCGGGGAAGGGCGCGGCGCGGGGTCACGTGAGGTCAGCATACACGGGGCGCTCGGTCTGAAAAACTGCCGGGTCACTTCCCCCGTCCAGGGGTGTCCCTGCCGAGTTCGGAAGGCGGGGACGCTCCACGCGGCGGGCCTGCTCCGCCCCTCACGTGGGTCTGGGACGACTCGTCCTGTAACGCCTGATGTGTACTACAGAGTCGGCGTGCGGAACAGCCCTGTTTCTCCCTCTCCCCTTGCGGGAGGGGGTCGGGGAGAGGGGGAGCGAGCCACGCTCGCCCTTTTCTCAGACGGTCAGAACACTCCTTTTGCCCGATCCGCAGGTCACATCGGGCGTTCAAAGGAAAGGCCAGCGGAATCAGCCTCTGACACCCGTTCCCATAAACCTTCCGCTCGACCACGCTCCCAGCCCGTCCGACCATCCGTGACGCCTCCCCCACCGGACGCCTACCATGCGGGGGATGTTCGCCCGTGCCCAGGCCCTGATCTCCGAAACCGCCCTGGCGGGCAACCTGACGGCGCTCGCGCGGCGGGCGGGGGCGCGGCTGCTCCTGCCCGTCAAGGCCGACGCCTACGGGCACGGGCTGGAGGCGGTGGCGCGCGTGGCGGCCCGTCATCCCAGCGTGTGGGGTTTTGGGGTAGCCGTGCCCCGCGAGGCGGCGACCCTCGCGGCGCTGGGCCTCGGCAAGCCCATCCTGCTCCTCACCCCGCCCACGCCGGAGGAGGTGCGGCCCCTCGCCGACCTCGGCGTGCGGCTGCCCGTCGCGTCCGTGGAGGAGGCGGACGCCCTGCCCGCCCACGCCCGCGCGCACCTGAAGGTCGATACCGGCATGAACCGCCTCGGTGCCCGCCCGGAGGAGGCCGCAGCTGTGGGGCGACGCCTCGCCGAACGGGGACTGCTGGAGGGCGCGTACACCCACTTCGCCACCGCCGACGAGCCGGACCTGAGCTTCGCGCACGAGCAGCTCGCTCGCTTCCGGGGGGTGCTCGCCCATCTGCCCCCCGTCCTCGCCCACGCGGCGAACGGGGGCGGGGTGCTGAGTCTCGGGCCGCTGCCGGGCCTGGGCCTCGCGCGCCCCGGCCTCGCCGCCTACGGGTTCGCGCCCGCGCATCTGCGTCAGGTCGCACCCCTGATCCCGGTGATGACCCTGCGCGCCCGCGTCACCCACGTCCACCCCGTCCGCCCCGGCGAGAGCGTGAGCTACGGCGGGCTATGGCGGGCCACGCGGGAGACGACCGTCGCCACCGTGGGCTTCGGCTACGCGGACGGCTACCCCCGCA
Above is a genomic segment from Deinococcus sp. YIM 134068 containing:
- a CDS encoding Rrf2 family transcriptional regulator, whose protein sequence is MRLSATDVYAFQALGFLGMQDPARWVASEEISDATGVHRPYLVRILAALTAKGIVKSKKGIGGGYALARKPHLISLCEVVRAIDGPVAPLSCISLNWHEPCVEENRCHARATVYTRMRDAMLAVLQEFSVQDLVTDARQGVSYGHCLGHLLKPNA
- a CDS encoding monothiol bacilliredoxin BrxC family protein is translated as MTQTTQQTEQQQVLVPLTTPEEVESFLTEYPLAAVFKAGTCHKTMQGFGVLETFLQKHELPVGFIRVVDWRPASNHVAERTGIQHHSPQFILFQNGEAQFEVNNWDITQQALAPVFEAQVPRRSGEGAVATDDNVEPYRRLMRAFLSGELSEWAFQDQYVTLFRDDASLRSQREFEALSRLFGDPDAYHGGLHQLGTPQERGDLRARVQDLLTELG
- a CDS encoding HAMP domain-containing protein; this translates as MKYTVVIRQPVPEGVRPALEEQLVTRFHLSPEQAARLAARRAGRLMKPTGRPRAELLLQVLQDVGVPAALEEVRDETTVLPAAFATPETAPAPAPRRVAPEPADGVVLAPEPFARPFGGTGVGAGTAAVADAPARTPADPFTPDPFGTDPFAAGPFASDPFAPPSPLADPGLVVPVTVAPVTVAPVTVAPAEGDAWADFTGALTIQDTSRAEEKPEAAGETYLTTVSEEPRAQLGPRRSLVRQVTFAALAPLVLSSIVTLGLLTAIMPNVQRQLVQQNAQAVAIAVGTGLDTRDQETVNAQLDTLLRRSTVGFVRVELPDGTTYFRSATPELDGPLQGRVAGFLAENPETGTFVTKGSPADAYREQLAQLTEVGAGDSAQATRLGQLAEDPANQKSTRASYVVSRLGVVEQDGGGRTTIAASEENPGLLYRISVGVDNTQSAITLRNRLLLVLAIALLALVLAASLAVRTARQVVRPIEQLVKVADAISMGDLTRPVQQNRNDEIGDLAQALERMRLSLEAAMDRLRRRKRA
- a CDS encoding PH domain-containing protein; the protein is MSEVVPVARAESSPALRLLMWGALLVLLAAALVPVSWEEPPPRWPLLALAAGLAVWFQLAPRRLAYTLESNALIITRLTGRTVLPYTQITARRSAGRLGIRTFGTGLPGYLTGHFTFGPDTVSRVQAAASRSAEGVVVERGGTAFFLTPADPDAFLRSLAERGVTVTA
- a CDS encoding ABC transporter permease; this encodes MKGSDIWALAWRGLTRRPVRTLLTALGITVAVASMVVFLSLGEGIRKVFTAELGGIGPDVQVSLSGFSQGFAPQPNLPQTAVEDIQKLAGELGITSVTPVVMTVRGSLDVTQSVVLYGLPAAQGIGVVFPKVTPASGRALAAADEGRGVAVVGAKAAQNLRLRVGSVLNLNRRNRVRVVGVLAPESGLVDSFIFLPLNTLQRAEGALGRVSLVALGLDNPRNARAVATTLGERLNLEAQTQSDFLSFVERALRISDAVRFGISLIALIVGGLAVANTVMMGVFERTREFGTLRAIGARPAFVRALVLTESLLLALAGGVGGLILGLGGIWAVNAYTQNLAGIDAAALTPRLTLLALGISLLLGLVSGLLPARSASRLQITEALGRV
- a CDS encoding ABC transporter ATP-binding protein, which produces MRVENLSRVYPSGEGTVTALAPFTHAFPPGLTAVVGPSGSGKSTLLNLLAGFDTPTTGRVTVDGTDLHALSEAGRADFRLANYGFVFQNHNLVAILTALENVELPMTLAGVPTRERRERARALLDGVGLGSRAGHLPSQLSGGEAQRVAVARALARDPRLLLADEPTGNLDTRTGERVLELLLGPARSGRTVLLITHDRDVAALADYTLRVRDGVVTPDG
- the alr gene encoding alanine racemase, which produces MFARAQALISETALAGNLTALARRAGARLLLPVKADAYGHGLEAVARVAARHPSVWGFGVAVPREAATLAALGLGKPILLLTPPTPEEVRPLADLGVRLPVASVEEADALPAHARAHLKVDTGMNRLGARPEEAAAVGRRLAERGLLEGAYTHFATADEPDLSFAHEQLARFRGVLAHLPPVLAHAANGGGVLSLGPLPGLGLARPGLAAYGFAPAHLRQVAPLIPVMTLRARVTHVHPVRPGESVSYGGLWRATRETTVATVGFGYADGYPRNATGRAHVLVAGERRPVLGRICMDQFMVDVTGLNVRPGDWAEVWGAGEVTVTDVAAWGGTVEYEVLTGVGARVERVVEAEREDAEAVGG